The proteins below come from a single Natrinema sp. SYSU A 869 genomic window:
- a CDS encoding MFS transporter yields the protein MNWSYRNTVLVLCTFAFFVTVTARLVISPVVPDIVETFSVSTGAVGLALSGMWAAYALSQFPSGLLGDRFGERRIILTAIGGTAVASAILALSPTYVAFLLFAIVLGGAAGLHYSVATTLLTRLFDQTGRAIGIHVSGAPIAGLAAPVLAAIAADRYGWRAAIAVGTAVGIPIIVLFFLQTRPTEPRYPDRRMRDQVDPSLLSQLLARPSVAYTTALCAMGAFTWQATASFLPTFLAVGYGLPRTTAGLLFSLYFLVNGGVQPLIGSLSDRYSRDAAAAITMTAGLVGFAVLVTGDGLVTAIAGVTCVGVAMTWGAPLQSRFMDVLSSSERGLGFGLVRTAYMILGATGSVAIGTAADLFGWMVAFGLLSTIMAIALVTIAMNNVLSLGY from the coding sequence GTGAACTGGTCATACAGGAATACGGTCCTCGTTCTCTGTACGTTCGCGTTCTTCGTAACGGTGACCGCGCGGCTGGTGATCAGTCCGGTCGTTCCCGACATCGTCGAGACGTTTTCGGTTAGTACCGGCGCGGTCGGACTAGCGCTGTCGGGCATGTGGGCCGCGTACGCGCTCTCGCAGTTTCCGAGCGGGCTGCTCGGCGACCGATTCGGCGAGCGGCGAATCATCCTGACCGCAATCGGCGGAACGGCGGTCGCGAGCGCCATCCTTGCGCTATCACCGACGTACGTCGCCTTCCTGCTCTTCGCAATCGTCCTCGGCGGGGCGGCCGGCCTCCACTACAGCGTCGCGACGACGCTACTCACTCGGTTGTTCGATCAAACGGGACGTGCGATCGGGATCCACGTCTCCGGCGCGCCGATCGCCGGCCTCGCCGCGCCGGTGCTCGCCGCGATCGCCGCCGACCGATACGGCTGGCGCGCAGCGATCGCCGTCGGGACGGCCGTCGGGATTCCGATCATTGTTCTCTTCTTCCTCCAAACCCGTCCGACGGAGCCGCGCTATCCCGATCGGCGGATGCGAGACCAGGTCGATCCGTCCCTTCTCTCGCAGTTGCTGGCCCGCCCCAGCGTGGCCTACACGACCGCGCTCTGTGCGATGGGTGCCTTCACTTGGCAGGCCACAGCGTCGTTTCTCCCGACGTTCCTCGCGGTCGGCTACGGTCTCCCGCGGACGACGGCCGGCCTCCTGTTTTCGCTGTACTTCCTCGTCAACGGGGGCGTCCAGCCGCTGATCGGGTCGCTGTCCGATCGCTACTCGCGCGACGCCGCCGCCGCGATCACGATGACGGCGGGACTGGTCGGCTTCGCAGTGTTGGTCACCGGCGACGGGCTGGTAACGGCGATCGCCGGAGTCACCTGTGTCGGTGTCGCAATGACCTGGGGTGCACCGCTGCAATCGCGGTTCATGGACGTGCTCTCTTCCTCCGAACGCGGCCTCGGTTTCGGACTCGTCCGGACCGCCTACATGATACTCGGCGCAACGGGGAGCGTCGCCATCGGCACGGCCGCCGATCTGTTCGGCTGGATGGTCGCGTTCGGCCTCCTCTCGACGATCATGGCGATCGCGCTGGTGACGATCGCCATGAACAATGTCCTCTCACTGGGGTACTAA
- a CDS encoding UvrD-helicase domain-containing protein, whose protein sequence is MGNNSRRDGSGERPLEPGADPTDDGLDATAAAGLASAAEIEPKGNQEAVIDSRAACTSVDAGAGTGKTTTMLVRIERAIERGDVDPDDVLVLTFANEAAASIRAAVSERLEPDAAAAIDVYTYHSFCYRLVREYAYYLGYSPEFDVVTERTRRRLIGRLLADNDYDFAAASTRNDGSPADLVDAIDRFIQSMSQEDITPDDLQSGLPPVRTLELCNEFVLWLERTAGEDLSFDNEALRYFNRDEYLETARESLVDYGKLVSYCREKIAEAPAAFRDDDLVQDVDRYLRVLQQCVTDTIDALSLDDPTTKHLPRALFGNRIWGQATSRIEQTPFGRLKHYVEFLRLARHYADVYADYHDALEAERAMDFDELVRTATDLLNDDAIADEITGQWTQVYCDEFQDTDATQFSLLTELTDGPDRPDLLAIGDKDQAIYGWRGTDREGLDRLADAYDDHEAIELELNFRSRQEILDLTNACDYGPQSSKTLREDGRTAGTYDEDEPPDRVVKVESDRVPQSTSEQVATTVSRLLNGEAANVPQRSLGDIAVIVRTNHHAQQVADELQELQIPHEISGSPRGEISPGIRTVLSYLRVLVKPDADAHLRRVLLYRYRFTEGDLATLQRRDGSLSDAVMDADPATLDLERPDRLETVRAHLTALERFRDVYPLSGFVRRFRELTRIEWFCTSDERAAFDRLERFVEAYDSDGVVQSLSTEFVDALAQTLRSGGSDRTRGTHSEDCVDVMTVHQAKGLEFNTVLAPYLSDEEWCVDGDYVERARYRLLAATLDDDVDSPLLADLAAERVAEEWRVLHVALTRAEAHLFVFGSEYEYDGDDDELAASTAEACLASDIEWSVTGQRMDLWSSLTESFDRVRETYPETVVDRTDEIAASAGESPGTITYYADYGDRPIEPLETREAIATVHQLGRLLRDGTLLSAADAASHGPHEDGSDDRSAADAPTRVPSGRRASALTTDTVRFPVETLATATELPVAMRHSYSAMDTHETCARKHYLDHVVRAIDDPLTAVAVDDEEIETNGGTPAATGDPSSRLVGTVFHDVAEEAFHREYRTREAWREAAVRQLTARDLLAHREPVLACVDHYFAATAPEFDRPVADWEPLAAELPFSLEDVTGVTGDVVGYVDSVRRLPDGGLAVLDYKATAERIEPDDAVQLSLYARACEDRFDEPISAVGYIYVGDVDGPRVDLLEPDELPSWESVLETLEAVDEPSFTETTPGDHCQHCPHRSLGCGPAEYTPEINEAGDD, encoded by the coding sequence ATGGGTAACAACTCGCGGCGGGACGGCAGTGGAGAGCGACCGCTCGAGCCGGGGGCCGACCCGACCGACGACGGACTTGACGCGACGGCCGCTGCCGGCCTCGCGTCCGCCGCCGAGATCGAACCGAAGGGCAACCAGGAGGCGGTCATCGACAGCCGCGCGGCCTGTACCTCAGTCGACGCGGGTGCCGGCACCGGGAAGACGACGACGATGCTCGTCCGGATCGAGCGCGCCATCGAGCGGGGCGATGTCGACCCCGACGACGTGCTCGTGTTAACCTTCGCGAACGAGGCGGCCGCGAGCATCCGGGCGGCGGTCAGCGAGCGGCTCGAGCCCGACGCCGCGGCGGCGATCGACGTCTACACCTACCACTCCTTCTGTTACCGGCTGGTCCGGGAGTACGCCTACTACCTCGGGTATTCGCCGGAGTTCGACGTCGTCACCGAGCGCACGCGTCGCCGGCTCATCGGCCGCCTGCTCGCAGACAACGACTACGACTTCGCGGCCGCGTCGACCCGCAACGACGGCTCGCCGGCCGACCTCGTCGATGCCATCGACCGGTTCATTCAGTCGATGAGTCAGGAAGATATCACGCCCGACGACCTGCAGTCGGGGCTGCCGCCAGTGCGGACCCTCGAGCTGTGCAACGAGTTCGTCCTCTGGCTCGAGCGGACCGCCGGTGAGGACCTCTCGTTCGACAACGAGGCGCTTCGCTATTTCAACCGGGACGAGTACCTCGAGACGGCCCGGGAATCGCTGGTCGACTACGGCAAACTCGTTTCCTACTGCCGGGAGAAGATCGCGGAGGCACCAGCGGCCTTCCGCGACGACGACCTGGTGCAGGACGTCGATCGTTATCTCCGAGTGCTCCAGCAGTGCGTGACCGATACGATCGATGCGCTATCGCTGGACGACCCGACGACGAAACACCTGCCGCGGGCGCTGTTCGGCAACCGAATCTGGGGGCAAGCGACGAGCCGGATCGAACAGACCCCCTTCGGCCGGCTGAAACACTACGTCGAGTTCCTCCGGTTGGCCCGCCACTACGCCGACGTTTACGCGGATTACCACGACGCACTCGAGGCCGAGCGGGCGATGGACTTCGACGAACTGGTGCGGACGGCGACCGACCTGTTAAACGACGACGCGATCGCCGACGAGATCACCGGCCAGTGGACGCAGGTCTACTGCGACGAGTTCCAGGACACCGACGCGACCCAGTTCTCCCTCCTGACCGAACTCACAGACGGCCCCGACCGGCCGGACCTGCTCGCGATCGGCGACAAGGACCAGGCCATCTACGGCTGGCGCGGCACCGACCGAGAGGGGTTAGACCGGCTTGCCGACGCCTACGACGACCACGAGGCGATCGAACTCGAGCTCAACTTCCGCTCGAGACAGGAGATCCTGGACCTGACCAACGCCTGTGATTACGGTCCTCAGTCCTCGAAGACGCTGCGGGAGGACGGCCGGACGGCCGGCACCTACGACGAGGACGAGCCGCCGGACCGGGTCGTCAAAGTCGAGAGCGATCGGGTTCCACAGTCGACGTCCGAGCAGGTCGCGACGACGGTCTCGCGGCTGCTCAACGGCGAGGCCGCGAACGTCCCACAGCGCTCGCTGGGCGATATCGCTGTCATCGTCCGGACCAACCACCACGCACAGCAGGTCGCGGACGAACTGCAGGAGCTACAGATTCCCCACGAGATATCCGGCTCGCCCCGCGGCGAGATTTCGCCCGGGATTCGGACGGTACTCTCGTATCTCAGAGTCCTCGTCAAGCCGGATGCCGACGCCCACCTCCGACGTGTGCTGCTCTATCGCTACCGCTTCACCGAAGGCGACCTCGCGACGCTGCAGCGGCGGGACGGATCGCTGTCCGATGCCGTGATGGACGCCGACCCGGCGACGCTCGATCTCGAGCGACCCGACCGACTCGAGACGGTTCGAGCGCACCTCACGGCCCTCGAGCGGTTCCGAGATGTCTACCCGCTCTCAGGCTTCGTTCGACGGTTCCGAGAGCTAACTCGAATCGAGTGGTTCTGTACGAGCGATGAACGGGCGGCGTTCGACCGCCTTGAGCGGTTCGTCGAGGCCTACGATTCCGATGGCGTCGTCCAGTCGCTGTCGACCGAGTTCGTGGACGCGCTGGCACAGACCCTGCGAAGCGGTGGGAGCGACCGAACGCGTGGGACCCACTCCGAGGACTGCGTCGACGTGATGACGGTCCACCAAGCGAAGGGCCTCGAGTTCAATACCGTCCTCGCCCCCTACCTCTCGGACGAGGAGTGGTGCGTCGACGGCGACTACGTCGAGCGGGCCCGCTACCGATTGCTGGCTGCGACGCTCGATGATGACGTGGATTCGCCACTGCTCGCCGATCTCGCCGCCGAGCGGGTCGCCGAGGAGTGGCGGGTACTCCACGTCGCGCTCACCCGGGCCGAAGCGCACCTGTTCGTGTTCGGCTCCGAGTACGAGTACGACGGTGACGACGACGAACTCGCGGCGTCGACGGCCGAGGCTTGCCTGGCGAGCGACATCGAGTGGTCAGTGACCGGCCAGCGGATGGATCTCTGGTCGTCGCTGACCGAGAGCTTTGATCGCGTGCGGGAGACCTACCCCGAAACCGTGGTCGATCGCACCGACGAGATCGCCGCCTCGGCCGGCGAGAGCCCGGGAACGATCACCTACTACGCCGACTACGGCGACCGCCCCATCGAACCGCTCGAGACCCGCGAGGCGATTGCGACCGTCCACCAGCTGGGACGGCTGCTTCGCGACGGGACGCTGTTGTCGGCAGCCGACGCCGCGAGTCACGGCCCGCACGAGGATGGGAGCGACGACCGATCGGCGGCGGACGCACCGACTCGAGTCCCCAGCGGTCGGCGAGCCTCTGCGCTGACGACCGACACGGTCCGGTTCCCGGTCGAGACGCTCGCGACGGCGACGGAGCTCCCGGTCGCGATGCGCCACAGCTACTCCGCGATGGACACTCACGAGACCTGTGCCCGGAAACACTACCTCGATCACGTCGTCCGGGCGATCGACGACCCGCTCACGGCGGTCGCGGTGGACGACGAGGAGATCGAGACGAACGGTGGGACGCCCGCAGCGACCGGCGACCCGTCGTCGCGACTTGTCGGCACCGTCTTCCACGACGTCGCCGAGGAGGCGTTCCACCGCGAGTACCGCACCCGTGAGGCGTGGCGCGAGGCCGCCGTCCGACAGCTCACCGCCCGGGACCTGCTCGCACACCGTGAGCCGGTCCTCGCCTGCGTCGACCACTACTTCGCGGCGACCGCGCCGGAGTTCGATCGCCCGGTCGCCGACTGGGAGCCGCTGGCCGCGGAACTCCCCTTCTCGCTCGAGGATGTGACCGGAGTGACGGGGGACGTCGTCGGCTACGTGGACTCGGTCCGGCGGCTTCCCGACGGCGGGCTCGCAGTGCTGGACTACAAGGCCACCGCGGAGCGGATCGAACCCGACGACGCCGTCCAGTTGTCGCTCTACGCACGGGCCTGCGAGGATCGGTTCGACGAACCGATCTCGGCCGTCGGCTACATCTACGTCGGCGACGTTGACGGCCCTCGCGTTGACCTCCTCGAGCCCGACGAGCTCCCGTCCTGGGAGTCAGTCCTCGAGACACTGGAAGCGGTCGACGAACCATCGTTCACGGAGACGACGCCGGGGGACCACTGCCAGCACTGTCCGCACCGGTCGTTAGGCTGTGGGCCGGCGGAGTACACGCCCGAAATCAACGAAGCGGGCGACGACTGA
- a CDS encoding thiamine pyrophosphate-binding protein: MDVSRAVIERLAADGINTVFGIPGKQTLPLNEAIGARDDIQFVMARHETAVTHQAWGYAETSGEPAATAVVPGPGDMNAMNGLKNALNDCTPLVHIAVETEPEIRGGDGIHETPPDTYDNVVKANLLVEAPESTLAILEEAIAIAETAPKGPVRVGIPKNFLSMDVPLATPAEYSRDSVSGAADRDIDAAADRLADADELVIIAGGGIRAAEASDDLRHVAERLGAPVVTTYKGKGVLPDGPDGYVAGTLSGSASPELLELLASADAALAVGTDFDAVTTRSWSVSVPETLVHVTLDPGDLGTGYDPTVGIVADAGEALSALEDALADREFTARDAIERASEIRTATSERLEDLRDSSPPITSVSALEAIREAVPREAIVTADAGGSRVWGLNVFEAAGPRSYVNPGSWATMGTSLPSGIGAQVANPDQDVVVLVGDGGLMMCVHELHTAVSEGLPITIVVFVNEDYAIISDDAGRNYDLEAGEYDWTDAPISFSGLATSLGMRAEHAETPSGIRSTLVSALEAAEPVLVEIPTDPSEPQASDWMSE; encoded by the coding sequence ATGGACGTGAGCCGAGCGGTCATCGAGCGATTGGCGGCCGACGGGATTAACACCGTGTTCGGCATCCCGGGCAAACAGACACTCCCGTTGAACGAGGCGATCGGAGCGCGGGACGACATTCAGTTCGTCATGGCTCGCCACGAGACTGCCGTCACTCATCAGGCATGGGGGTACGCGGAGACCAGCGGGGAGCCCGCGGCGACGGCCGTCGTGCCCGGTCCGGGCGATATGAACGCGATGAACGGGCTGAAGAACGCGCTCAACGACTGCACGCCGCTCGTGCACATCGCCGTCGAGACCGAACCCGAGATCCGCGGTGGCGACGGCATTCACGAGACGCCGCCGGACACCTACGACAATGTCGTCAAAGCGAATCTGCTCGTCGAGGCCCCCGAGAGTACGCTCGCCATCCTCGAGGAGGCCATCGCGATCGCCGAGACGGCACCGAAGGGGCCGGTCCGGGTCGGGATTCCGAAGAACTTCCTGTCGATGGACGTGCCGCTCGCGACACCGGCGGAGTACAGCCGTGACTCGGTCTCGGGGGCCGCGGATCGCGATATCGATGCAGCTGCCGATCGTCTCGCCGACGCCGATGAGCTGGTGATCATCGCCGGCGGTGGCATCCGCGCCGCCGAGGCGAGCGACGACCTCCGGCACGTCGCGGAGCGACTCGGCGCGCCCGTCGTCACCACCTACAAGGGGAAAGGCGTCCTCCCCGATGGTCCCGACGGATACGTCGCCGGAACGCTGTCGGGCAGTGCATCACCCGAGTTGCTCGAACTCCTCGCGAGCGCGGACGCGGCGCTCGCGGTCGGCACGGACTTTGACGCCGTCACGACCCGCTCCTGGTCCGTGAGCGTGCCCGAGACTCTCGTCCACGTCACGCTCGATCCCGGCGATCTCGGGACTGGCTACGACCCGACAGTCGGCATCGTTGCCGACGCCGGCGAGGCACTGTCTGCGCTCGAGGACGCGCTCGCCGACCGCGAGTTCACGGCCAGAGACGCCATCGAGCGTGCGAGCGAGATCCGAACAGCGACGAGCGAGCGACTCGAGGACCTGCGAGACTCGTCGCCGCCGATCACGTCGGTTAGCGCGCTCGAGGCGATTCGGGAAGCGGTCCCGCGGGAGGCGATCGTGACGGCCGACGCCGGCGGTTCCCGCGTGTGGGGACTCAACGTCTTCGAGGCCGCGGGGCCGCGCTCGTACGTCAATCCGGGCTCGTGGGCGACGATGGGAACCAGCCTCCCGTCGGGAATCGGCGCACAGGTCGCCAACCCCGACCAGGACGTGGTCGTTCTAGTCGGCGACGGCGGACTCATGATGTGTGTCCACGAACTCCACACGGCCGTCTCCGAGGGGCTGCCGATCACTATTGTCGTCTTCGTCAACGAGGACTACGCGATCATCAGCGACGATGCCGGCCGGAACTACGATCTCGAGGCCGGCGAGTACGACTGGACGGACGCGCCGATCAGTTTCTCGGGCCTCGCGACGAGTCTCGGGATGCGGGCCGAGCACGCAGAGACGCCGTCGGGAATTCGGTCAACGCTCGTGTCCGCGCTCGAGGCAGCGGAGCCGGTTCTCGTCGAGATTCCGACGGACCCGAGCGAACCACAGGCGAGCGACTGGATGAGCGAGTAG